A single region of the Alphaproteobacteria bacterium genome encodes:
- the rpoB gene encoding DNA-directed RNA polymerase subunit beta: MNTALSFTGRKRVRKDFGRIPTIATMPNLIEVQKNSYEHFLQKGLGPDERPDSGLQAGFKSVFPISDFSESSSLEFVKYELEPPKYDVEECRQRGMTFAAPLKVTLRLIVFEVDPDTGSKSVLDIKEQDVYMGDMPLMTDSGTFVVNGTERVIVSQMHRSPGVFFDHDKGKTHSSGKFLFAARIIPYRGSWLDFEFDAKDIVYVRIDRRRKLPVTTLLFALGMSAEEILEHFYRTVGFKWDKKRSGWRTPFDLDRLRGLKLIHDLVNAADGKVVAEAGTKMTPRLGRKLKEKGVKEQLVSSEELLGRYVAVDIINEKTGEIYVEAGEELQQEKDKDNIAILEEAGVAVIPTLDIDHVNIGPYMRNTMALDKNTAYEKALVEIYRVMRPGEPPTLETAEALFKSLFFDNERYDLSAVGRVKISARLGLDGDDSLRTLRREDILAVIKTLVELKDGHGDIDDIDHLGNRRVRSVGELMENQYRVGLLRMERAIRERMSSVEIDTVMPHDLINAKPAAAAVREFFGSSQLSQFMDQTNPLSEITHKRRLSALGPGGLTRERAGFEVRDVHPTHYGRICPIETPEGPNIGLINSLATYARVNKYGFIESPYRQVAGGKLTAEVTYLSAMEEGKYIIAQANATIDARDRLTDDLVSCRQAGDFIVTPPENVEYIDVSPKQLVSVAAALIPFLENDDANRALMGSNMQRQAVPLLQPEAPLVGTGMEEVVARDSGVTIVARRSGIVEQVDAHRIVVRATEETDLSRSGVDIYNLLKFQRSNQNTCINQRPLVKVGDEVRSGDIIGDGPSTDLGELALGRNVLVAFMPWGGYNFEDSILISERIVRDDVFTSIHIDEFEVMARDTKLGQEEITRDIPNVGEEALKNLDEAGIVYIGAEVHPGDILVGKITPKGESPMTPEEKLLRAIFGEKASDVRDTSLKLPPGVAGTVVEVRVFSRYGVDKDERALAIERDEIERLAKDRDDEFEILERNTFDRLKSLLMGCLIVSAPKGIKTGGKISEAVLADMSHGQWWRIGLKDARAMADIEQLNKQFQDARAHLMARFENKVEKLQGGDELPPGVMKMVKVFVAVKRKLQPGDKMAGRHGNKGVISKIVPIEDMPHLEEGGSVDIVLNPLGVPSRMNVGQILETHLGWACAGLGRQIGEVLDKVQAGGKVADLKKTLKGVYGKPIFDGLIADLDDREVVELGGNLSTGIPVATPVFDGANEAQIVEMLEQAGLDASGQVTLIDGRTGETFDRKITVGYIYMLKLHHLVDDKIHARSIGPYSLVTQQPLGGKAQFGGQRFGEMEVWALQAYGAAYTLREMLTVKSDDVAGRTKVYESIVRGDDTFEAGIPESFNVLVKELKALCLNVELGQHEF; encoded by the coding sequence ATGAACACGGCACTTTCCTTTACCGGCCGCAAGCGGGTTCGCAAGGATTTCGGACGGATTCCCACGATCGCCACGATGCCCAATCTGATCGAGGTGCAGAAGAATTCATACGAACACTTCTTGCAAAAGGGCTTGGGTCCCGACGAGCGTCCGGATTCAGGCCTGCAGGCCGGGTTCAAGTCGGTCTTCCCGATTTCCGATTTTTCCGAATCCTCTTCGCTGGAATTCGTCAAGTACGAGCTCGAGCCTCCCAAGTACGACGTCGAGGAGTGCCGGCAGCGCGGCATGACCTTTGCCGCGCCGCTCAAGGTGACGCTGCGTCTGATCGTTTTCGAGGTCGATCCCGACACCGGTTCCAAGTCGGTGCTCGATATCAAGGAACAAGACGTCTACATGGGCGACATGCCGTTGATGACCGACAGCGGCACCTTCGTGGTCAACGGCACCGAGCGCGTGATCGTCAGCCAGATGCATCGCTCGCCCGGCGTCTTCTTCGATCACGACAAGGGCAAGACCCATTCCTCGGGCAAGTTCCTCTTCGCCGCCCGCATCATCCCCTATCGCGGCAGTTGGCTCGACTTCGAGTTCGACGCCAAGGACATCGTCTACGTGCGTATCGACCGGCGCCGCAAGCTGCCGGTGACGACGCTGCTGTTCGCCTTGGGCATGAGTGCCGAGGAGATTTTGGAGCACTTCTATCGCACCGTCGGATTCAAGTGGGACAAGAAGCGTAGCGGCTGGCGCACGCCCTTCGATCTCGATCGGCTGCGCGGCCTCAAGCTGATCCACGATCTGGTCAACGCCGCCGATGGCAAGGTGGTGGCCGAGGCCGGCACCAAGATGACGCCGCGCTTGGGCCGCAAGCTCAAGGAAAAGGGCGTCAAGGAGCAACTGGTCTCCTCCGAGGAGCTGCTCGGCCGCTACGTCGCTGTCGACATCATCAACGAGAAAACCGGCGAGATCTATGTCGAGGCCGGCGAGGAATTGCAGCAGGAGAAAGACAAAGACAACATCGCCATCCTCGAAGAGGCCGGTGTCGCCGTCATTCCCACGCTCGACATCGACCACGTCAACATCGGCCCCTACATGCGCAACACCATGGCGCTCGACAAGAACACCGCCTACGAAAAGGCGCTGGTCGAGATTTACCGCGTCATGCGTCCAGGCGAGCCGCCGACGTTGGAGACCGCGGAGGCGCTCTTCAAAAGCCTCTTTTTCGACAACGAACGTTACGACCTGTCGGCCGTGGGAAGGGTCAAGATCAGCGCCCGCCTGGGGCTCGATGGCGATGATTCGCTGCGCACGCTGAGGCGCGAGGACATCCTGGCGGTGATCAAGACCCTGGTCGAGCTCAAGGACGGCCACGGCGACATCGACGACATCGACCATCTGGGCAACCGTCGGGTGCGCTCGGTCGGCGAATTGATGGAAAACCAGTACCGGGTGGGGCTCTTGCGCATGGAGCGCGCCATCCGCGAGCGTATGAGTTCGGTCGAAATCGACACCGTCATGCCGCACGACCTGATCAACGCCAAGCCGGCGGCGGCGGCGGTGCGTGAATTCTTCGGCTCCTCCCAGCTCAGCCAGTTCATGGACCAGACCAACCCGCTCTCGGAAATCACTCACAAGCGCCGGCTCTCGGCGCTGGGGCCGGGCGGTCTGACGCGCGAGCGCGCCGGCTTCGAGGTGCGCGACGTCCACCCCACGCACTATGGCCGCATCTGCCCCATCGAGACGCCCGAGGGGCCCAACATCGGGCTCATCAACAGTCTTGCTACCTACGCCCGCGTCAACAAGTACGGCTTCATCGAGAGTCCCTACCGCCAGGTCGCCGGTGGCAAGCTGACGGCCGAGGTGACCTATCTCTCGGCCATGGAGGAAGGCAAGTACATCATCGCCCAGGCCAACGCCACGATCGACGCCCGCGACCGCCTGACCGACGATCTGGTGAGCTGCCGCCAGGCCGGCGATTTCATCGTCACGCCGCCCGAGAACGTTGAATACATCGACGTCTCGCCCAAGCAACTGGTTTCGGTGGCGGCGGCGCTCATTCCCTTCCTCGAGAACGACGACGCCAACCGGGCGCTGATGGGCTCGAACATGCAGCGCCAGGCGGTACCGTTGCTGCAGCCCGAGGCGCCGTTGGTGGGTACCGGCATGGAAGAGGTGGTGGCCCGCGATTCCGGCGTCACCATCGTGGCCCGGCGCTCAGGGATAGTCGAACAGGTCGATGCCCACCGCATCGTCGTCCGCGCCACCGAGGAGACCGATCTTTCGCGCTCCGGCGTCGACATCTACAACCTGCTGAAGTTCCAGCGCTCGAACCAGAACACCTGCATCAACCAGCGCCCCCTGGTCAAGGTGGGCGACGAGGTGCGGTCCGGTGACATCATCGGCGACGGTCCCTCGACCGATCTCGGCGAGCTGGCGCTGGGGCGCAACGTGCTGGTCGCCTTCATGCCTTGGGGCGGCTACAACTTCGAGGATTCCATCCTGATTTCGGAACGCATCGTGCGGGACGACGTCTTCACCTCGATCCACATCGACGAATTCGAGGTCATGGCGCGCGACACCAAGCTGGGCCAGGAGGAGATCACCCGCGACATCCCCAACGTCGGCGAAGAGGCGCTGAAGAACCTCGACGAGGCCGGCATCGTCTACATCGGCGCCGAGGTCCATCCCGGTGACATTTTGGTCGGCAAGATCACGCCCAAGGGCGAATCGCCGATGACGCCGGAAGAGAAGCTGTTGCGCGCCATCTTCGGCGAAAAGGCCTCGGACGTGCGCGACACCTCGCTCAAGCTGCCGCCCGGCGTCGCCGGCACGGTGGTCGAGGTGCGCGTCTTTTCACGCTATGGCGTCGACAAGGACGAGCGTGCCCTGGCCATCGAGCGCGACGAGATCGAACGCCTGGCCAAGGACCGCGACGACGAGTTCGAGATCCTCGAGCGCAACACCTTCGATCGGCTGAAATCGCTGCTCATGGGCTGCTTGATCGTATCCGCGCCCAAGGGCATAAAAACCGGCGGCAAGATCAGCGAGGCCGTGCTGGCCGACATGAGCCACGGCCAATGGTGGCGGATCGGCCTCAAGGACGCCCGCGCCATGGCCGACATCGAGCAACTCAACAAGCAGTTCCAGGACGCCCGGGCGCATCTCATGGCGCGCTTCGAGAACAAGGTCGAGAAGCTGCAGGGCGGTGACGAACTGCCGCCCGGCGTGATGAAGATGGTCAAGGTCTTCGTGGCCGTGAAGCGCAAGCTGCAGCCCGGCGACAAGATGGCCGGACGCCATGGCAACAAGGGTGTGATCTCGAAGATCGTGCCCATCGAGGACATGCCGCATCTGGAAGAGGGCGGCAGCGTCGATATCGTGCTCAACCCGCTCGGCGTGCCGTCGCGCATGAACGTGGGCCAGATCCTCGAGACCCATTTGGGCTGGGCCTGTGCCGGCCTGGGCCGCCAGATCGGCGAGGTGCTCGACAAGGTGCAGGCCGGCGGCAAGGTTGCCGATCTCAAGAAAACCCTCAAGGGAGTCTACGGCAAGCCGATCTTCGACGGTCTGATCGCCGATCTCGACGACCGCGAGGTGGTGGAGTTGGGCGGCAATCTGAGCACCGGCATCCCGGTGGCGACGCCGGTATTCGACGGTGCCAACGAGGCCCAGATCGTCGAAATGCTGGAGCAGGCCGGTCTCGACGCTTCGGGCCAGGTGACGCTCATCGACGGCCGCACCGGCGAGACCTTCGACCGCAAGATCACGGTGGGCTACATCTACATGCTGAAATTGCACCATCTGGTCGACGACAAGATCCACGCCCGCTCGATCGGCCCTTACAGCCTGGTCACCCAGCAGCCGCTGGGCGGCAAGGCGCAGTTCGGCGGCCAGCGCTTCGGCGAGATGGAGGTCTGGGCATTGCAGGCTTACGGCGCCGCCTACACGCTACGCGAGATGCTTACCGTCAAGTCCGACGACGTCGCCGGCCGTACCAAGGTTTACGAATCCATCGTGCGCGGCGACGATACCTTCGAAGCCGGCATTCCCGAATCCTTCAACGTGCTCGTCAAGGAGCTCAAGGCACTGTGCCTCAACGTCGAACTCGGCCAACACGAGTTCTGA
- the rpoC gene encoding DNA-directed RNA polymerase subunit beta': MNELMKIFGQVSAAQSFDQIKIGIASPERIRSWSFGEIKKPETINYRTFKPERDGLFCARIFGPIKDYECLCGKYKRMKYRGITCEKCGVEVTLSNVRRERMGHIELASPVAHIWFLKSLPSRIGLLLDMTLKDLERVLYFESFIVIEPGLTPLKGRQILGEEQYMLAQDEYGEDAFTAGIGAEAVRAILEQLDLEAERDAVRTELAETTSTVKPKKLVKRLKLIESFIHSGNRPEWMILTVIPVIPPDLRPLVPLDGGRFATSDLNDLYRRVINRNNRLKRLIELLAPDIIVRNEKRMLQESVDALFDNGRRGRVITGANKRPLKSLSDMLKGKQGRFRQNLLGKRVDYSGRSVIVVGPELKLQQCGLPKKMALELFKPFIYSKLELRGMAATIKMAKKLVEKERPEVWDILDEVIREHPVLLNRAPTLHRLGIQAFEPVLIEGKAIQLHPLVCAAFNADFDGDQMAVHVPLSLEAQLEARVLMMSTNNILGPANGKPIIVPSQDMVLGLYYMTIEREGELGEDAVFGSVAEIQQALDNNALTVHARIHCRYRGVDENGDEIYLRVQSTPGRMLLSEVLPRHPKVPFELINQQLSKTEISTLIDFVYRHCGQKETVIFADRIMAMGFDFACRAGISFGKDDMVIPEVKGALVNETHELVKEYEQQYVDGLITQGEKYNKVVDAWAQCTERVADEMMKGIAEIKNRTDPKSGQNLPVNSIFMMADSGARGSAAQMKQLAGMRGLMAKPSGEIIETPIISNFKEGLSVLEYFNSTHGARKGLADTALKTANSGYLTRRLVDVAQDCTIVEENCGTKEGLTVREVLEGGEVVVGIGERVLGRCASVDLKDPLNGDVLIKAGEMIEEDDIDLVERSGVDSVGIRSVLTCESDNGVCGRCYGRDLARGTRVNIGEAIGVIAAQSIGEPGTQLTMRTFHIGGTAQLAEISSVESNSDGTIKVHNRNVVEDSAGRLVVMGRNTEVVVVDENGRERARHKLPYGAWLKFDDGGEIKKGAVIAEWDPYTIPIITEQAGVATYRDLVDAVSLRELVDEATGIANKVVVDWRQQPKGSELRPRITLRSEKGEVVKLANDLEARYFLSVDAILSVEDGTSVDAGDVLARIPRESTKTRDITGGLPRVAELFEARKPKDHAIIADFDGRIEFGRDYKAKRRLVLKPDDESLDQEEYLIPKGKHISVKEGDWVEKGEPLLDGNPVPHDILRVLGVEALAAYLVYEIQEVYRLQGVRINDKHIEVIVRQMLQKVEVLDPGETTLLLGEQVDRIEFDEANERAADEGLKIATALPVLQGITKASLQTRSFISAASFQETTRVLTEAAVSGRVDGLNGLKENVIVGRLIPAGTGAAINRIKQVAVQRDREYTEQLEAEEAKAAAELAAAEEQAAQLAAAEEAGASTAEADGASAAE, translated from the coding sequence ATGAATGAATTGATGAAGATCTTCGGCCAGGTCAGCGCCGCCCAGAGCTTCGATCAGATCAAGATCGGCATCGCCAGCCCCGAACGCATCCGGTCGTGGTCGTTCGGCGAGATCAAGAAGCCGGAGACCATCAATTACCGCACCTTCAAACCGGAACGCGACGGCCTCTTCTGCGCCCGCATCTTCGGTCCCATCAAGGACTACGAATGCCTTTGCGGCAAGTACAAGCGCATGAAGTATCGCGGCATCACCTGCGAGAAGTGCGGCGTCGAGGTGACGTTGTCGAACGTGCGGCGCGAGCGCATGGGCCACATCGAGCTGGCCTCGCCGGTGGCCCACATCTGGTTCCTGAAATCGCTGCCCAGCCGCATCGGGCTGCTGCTCGACATGACGCTCAAGGATCTCGAACGCGTGCTCTACTTCGAGAGCTTCATCGTCATCGAGCCGGGTCTGACGCCGCTCAAGGGGCGGCAGATCCTGGGCGAAGAACAGTACATGCTGGCCCAGGACGAGTACGGCGAGGACGCCTTCACCGCCGGCATCGGGGCCGAAGCGGTGCGCGCCATCCTCGAGCAGCTCGACCTCGAGGCCGAGCGCGACGCGGTGCGCACCGAACTGGCCGAGACGACCTCGACGGTCAAGCCCAAGAAGCTGGTGAAAAGGCTCAAGCTGATCGAGAGCTTCATTCATTCGGGCAACCGGCCGGAGTGGATGATCCTTACCGTCATCCCGGTGATTCCGCCCGATCTGAGGCCTCTGGTGCCGCTCGACGGGGGGCGCTTCGCGACCTCGGATCTGAATGATCTCTACCGCCGGGTGATCAACCGCAACAACCGGCTCAAGCGCCTGATCGAGCTTTTGGCGCCCGACATCATCGTGCGCAACGAAAAGCGCATGTTGCAGGAATCCGTAGACGCGCTGTTCGACAACGGGCGGCGCGGCCGGGTCATCACCGGGGCCAACAAGCGGCCGCTGAAATCGCTCAGTGACATGCTCAAGGGCAAGCAGGGGCGCTTCCGCCAGAACCTGCTGGGCAAGCGGGTCGATTATTCCGGCCGCTCGGTCATCGTCGTCGGTCCCGAGCTCAAGCTGCAGCAGTGCGGCCTGCCCAAGAAGATGGCGCTGGAGCTCTTCAAGCCCTTCATCTATTCCAAGCTCGAGCTGCGCGGCATGGCGGCCACCATCAAGATGGCCAAGAAATTGGTGGAGAAGGAGCGTCCCGAGGTCTGGGACATCCTCGACGAAGTGATCCGCGAACATCCGGTGCTGCTCAACCGGGCGCCGACGCTGCATCGCCTCGGCATCCAGGCCTTCGAACCGGTGCTCATCGAGGGCAAGGCGATCCAGCTCCATCCCCTGGTCTGCGCCGCCTTCAACGCCGATTTCGACGGCGACCAGATGGCCGTGCACGTGCCGCTCTCGCTGGAGGCCCAGCTCGAGGCGCGGGTGCTGATGATGTCGACCAACAACATTCTCGGCCCGGCCAACGGCAAGCCCATCATCGTGCCCTCGCAGGACATGGTGCTGGGGCTCTACTACATGACCATCGAGCGTGAGGGCGAGCTCGGTGAGGATGCCGTGTTCGGCTCGGTGGCCGAAATCCAGCAGGCGCTGGACAACAATGCCCTGACCGTGCATGCGCGCATCCATTGCCGCTACCGCGGAGTCGACGAGAACGGCGACGAGATCTACCTGCGGGTCCAGTCGACGCCCGGCCGCATGTTGCTCTCCGAGGTCTTGCCGCGCCATCCCAAGGTGCCCTTCGAGCTCATCAACCAGCAGCTTTCGAAGACCGAGATCTCGACGCTCATCGACTTCGTCTATCGCCATTGCGGCCAGAAGGAGACGGTCATCTTCGCCGACCGCATCATGGCCATGGGCTTCGACTTCGCCTGCCGGGCCGGCATTTCCTTCGGCAAGGACGACATGGTCATCCCCGAGGTCAAGGGCGCGCTGGTCAACGAGACCCACGAACTGGTCAAGGAATACGAGCAGCAATACGTCGACGGCTTGATCACCCAGGGCGAGAAGTACAACAAGGTGGTCGACGCCTGGGCCCAGTGCACCGAGCGGGTGGCCGACGAGATGATGAAGGGCATCGCCGAGATCAAGAACCGCACCGATCCCAAGAGCGGCCAGAACCTGCCGGTCAACTCGATCTTCATGATGGCCGATTCCGGGGCCCGTGGCTCGGCCGCTCAGATGAAACAACTGGCCGGCATGCGCGGCCTGATGGCCAAGCCCTCGGGCGAAATCATCGAGACTCCGATCATCTCCAACTTCAAGGAAGGCCTGAGTGTGCTCGAGTACTTCAACTCGACCCACGGTGCCCGCAAGGGCCTGGCCGACACGGCGCTGAAGACCGCCAACTCGGGATACTTGACGCGGCGTTTGGTGGACGTGGCCCAGGACTGCACCATCGTCGAGGAGAACTGCGGCACCAAAGAGGGCTTGACCGTGCGTGAGGTGCTCGAGGGCGGCGAGGTTGTGGTCGGCATCGGCGAGCGCGTGCTCGGCCGCTGCGCCTCGGTCGATCTCAAGGATCCGCTCAACGGCGATGTCCTGATCAAGGCCGGCGAGATGATCGAGGAGGACGACATCGACCTCGTCGAGCGCTCGGGCGTCGACAGCGTCGGCATCCGCTCGGTGCTGACCTGCGAGAGCGACAACGGCGTCTGCGGCCGCTGTTACGGCCGCGATCTGGCGCGCGGAACGCGGGTCAACATCGGCGAGGCCATCGGCGTCATCGCCGCCCAGTCGATCGGCGAGCCGGGCACCCAGTTGACCATGCGCACCTTCCACATCGGCGGCACCGCCCAGCTGGCGGAGATATCCAGCGTCGAGTCCAACTCCGACGGTACCATCAAGGTGCATAACCGCAACGTGGTCGAGGATTCGGCCGGCCGCCTGGTCGTCATGGGCCGCAATACCGAGGTCGTGGTGGTCGACGAGAACGGCCGCGAGCGGGCCCGCCACAAATTGCCCTACGGCGCCTGGCTCAAGTTCGACGACGGCGGCGAAATAAAAAAGGGCGCCGTCATTGCCGAGTGGGACCCCTACACCATCCCCATCATCACCGAACAGGCCGGGGTCGCCACCTATCGCGACCTGGTCGATGCCGTTTCGCTGCGCGAGTTGGTCGACGAGGCCACCGGCATCGCCAACAAGGTGGTGGTCGATTGGCGCCAGCAACCCAAGGGCAGCGAGTTGCGCCCGCGCATCACCCTGCGCAGCGAAAAGGGCGAGGTGGTGAAGTTGGCCAACGACCTGGAGGCCCGCTATTTCCTCTCGGTCGACGCCATCCTCAGCGTCGAGGACGGCACCTCGGTGGATGCCGGCGACGTGCTGGCACGCATCCCGCGTGAATCGACCAAGACCCGCGACATCACTGGTGGCTTGCCTCGGGTGGCCGAGCTTTTCGAGGCCCGCAAACCCAAGGATCACGCCATTATCGCTGATTTCGATGGCCGCATCGAATTCGGCCGCGACTACAAGGCCAAGCGCCGCCTGGTGCTCAAGCCCGACGACGAATCCCTCGATCAGGAAGAGTATCTCATCCCCAAGGGCAAGCACATCAGCGTCAAGGAGGGCGATTGGGTGGAGAAGGGCGAGCCGCTGCTGGACGGCAACCCGGTGCCGCACGACATCCTGCGCGTGCTCGGCGTCGAGGCCCTGGCCGCCTACCTGGTCTATGAGATCCAGGAGGTCTACCGGCTGCAGGGCGTGCGCATCAACGACAAGCACATCGAAGTCATCGTGCGTCAGATGCTGCAAAAGGTCGAGGTGCTCGATCCCGGCGAGACGACGCTGCTGCTGGGTGAACAAGTCGATCGCATCGAGTTCGACGAGGCCAACGAGCGGGCCGCCGACGAAGGCCTCAAGATCGCCACGGCGCTGCCGGTGTTGCAGGGCATCACCAAGGCCAGCCTGCAGACGCGTTCCTTCATCTCCGCCGCCTCGTTCCAGGAAACCACGCGCGTGCTCACCGAGGCCGCGGTTTCGGGCCGTGTCGACGGTCTCAACGGTTTGAAGGAGAACGTCATCGTCGGCCGCCTGATTCCGGCTGGCACCGGCGCCGCCATCAATCGCATCAAGCAGGTGGCGGTCCAGCGTGACCGCGAATACACCGAGCAGCTCGAAGCCGAGGAGGCCAAGGCGGCAGCCGAACTGGCGGCGGCCGAGGAGCAGGCGGCCCAACTGGCGGCGGCCGAGGAAGCGGGGGCATCGACAGCCGAGGCCGATGGCGCTTCGGCGGCCGAATAG
- the rpsL gene encoding 30S ribosomal protein S12, protein MPTINQLIRKPRKRPVSHNKVPAMEGCPQKRGVCTRVYTTTPKKPNSALRKVARVRLTNGFEVTSYIPGEGHNLQEHSVVMIRGGRVKDLPGVRYHVIRGVLDTQGVGDRRQRRSKYGAKRPK, encoded by the coding sequence ATGCCGACAATCAATCAACTTATTCGCAAACCGCGCAAGCGCCCGGTGTCGCACAACAAAGTGCCGGCCATGGAGGGCTGCCCGCAAAAGCGTGGCGTCTGCACCCGGGTCTACACGACGACCCCGAAAAAGCCCAATTCGGCCTTGCGCAAAGTGGCCCGCGTGCGCCTGACCAACGGCTTCGAGGTGACCTCCTACATTCCCGGCGAAGGTCACAACCTGCAGGAACACTCCGTGGTGATGATCCGCGGCGGCCGGGTCAAGGACCTGCCGGGCGTGCGTTATCATGTCATCCGCGGCGTGCTCGATACCCAGGGCGTGGGGGACCGCCGCCAGCGCCGTTCGAAATACGGCGCCAAACGGCCCAAGTAG
- the rpsG gene encoding 30S ribosomal protein S7 gives MSRRHAAEKRDVLPDAKYGDQVLTKFMNSLMLNGKKSLAESIVYGAFDQIQSRTSQEPLGVFHEALGNIKPQLEVRSRRVGGATYQVPTEVRTDRRQALAIRWLIEAARKRSENTMTERLSGELLDAANGRGAAVKKREDTHRMAEANRAFSHYRW, from the coding sequence ATGTCCCGACGCCACGCAGCCGAAAAACGCGACGTTCTGCCCGATGCCAAATATGGCGATCAGGTGCTTACCAAATTCATGAATTCGCTGATGCTGAACGGCAAGAAGTCGCTGGCCGAAAGCATCGTCTATGGCGCCTTCGACCAGATCCAGAGCCGCACCAGCCAGGAACCGCTGGGCGTCTTCCACGAGGCCCTGGGCAACATCAAGCCGCAGCTCGAGGTGCGTTCGCGCCGCGTCGGCGGCGCCACCTACCAGGTGCCCACCGAGGTGCGCACCGATCGGCGCCAGGCCCTGGCCATCCGCTGGCTCATCGAGGCGGCGCGCAAGCGCTCCGAGAACACCATGACCGAACGCCTTTCGGGCGAACTCCTCGACGCTGCCAATGGCCGCGGGGCGGCTGTCAAGAAGCGTGAGGACACCCACCGCATGGCCGAGGCCAACCGGGCCTTTTCGCACTACCGCTGGTAG